A genomic window from Streptomyces sp. 846.5 includes:
- a CDS encoding phosphopantetheine-binding protein — protein sequence MDPRFTELLAPLLKFLGGGEITRDSPLRELGLDSMQAVELLFAVEDAFDVSLPDEAMTDRTFATAGSLWAVVQEAVTVARGTQVSL from the coding sequence ATGGACCCGAGATTCACTGAACTCCTCGCACCGCTTCTGAAGTTTCTCGGAGGGGGCGAAATCACGCGCGATTCCCCGTTGCGCGAGCTCGGGCTCGACTCCATGCAGGCGGTTGAGCTCCTCTTTGCCGTTGAGGACGCCTTCGATGTGTCGCTACCCGACGAGGCAATGACGGATAGGACCTTCGCGACTGCAGGCAGTCTCTGGGCCGTCGTCCAGGAAGCAGTGACGGTCGCGCGCGGAACCCAGGTCTCCCTATGA
- the ssuE gene encoding NADPH-dependent FMN reductase, whose product MSTILSVSGSPFAVARTTRLLRHLDGQLVGHGHTVVPLDVCTLPADALMHADYAHPAMVRVAELFARADGVVIGTPVYKAAYTGVLKSLLDLLPQHALAGKTVLPLAVGGSTAHTLAIDYALRPVLSSMGAGHIVPGRFVLDQHVSVDRGGGVTVEPATEEKLIRVVTQFSDALSRSSRDTAPGGPSPNGQRQHAIY is encoded by the coding sequence ATGAGCACCATTTTGTCCGTCTCCGGAAGTCCCTTTGCGGTTGCACGGACCACTCGGCTACTGCGCCACCTGGACGGACAGCTCGTCGGGCACGGCCACACCGTCGTCCCGCTGGACGTATGTACACTCCCAGCGGACGCTCTGATGCATGCCGACTACGCACACCCAGCGATGGTCCGGGTAGCCGAGCTCTTTGCCCGCGCCGACGGAGTGGTTATCGGCACGCCCGTCTACAAGGCTGCCTACACCGGTGTGCTCAAGTCCCTCCTCGACCTGCTCCCGCAGCACGCCTTGGCCGGAAAGACCGTCCTACCGCTGGCCGTTGGCGGTTCCACCGCACACACGCTGGCTATCGACTACGCGCTTCGCCCCGTACTGTCCTCGATGGGAGCCGGGCACATCGTGCCAGGCAGGTTCGTCCTTGACCAGCATGTCTCTGTCGACCGGGGCGGCGGTGTCACGGTCGAACCGGCCACCGAAGAGAAACTCATCCGCGTCGTCACCCAGTTCTCCGATGCCCTCAGCCGGTCCAGCCGCGACACCGCCCCCGGCGGGCCGTCACCCAATGGGCAGCGACAGCACGCCATCTACTGA
- a CDS encoding acyl-CoA dehydrogenase family protein, whose protein sequence is MSASHSEVDAGLRRQAVTAALDEVASVTAEHLRSCDTEAAFPDAALEAMRRTGLLGLIVPTEYGGLGGSLGDIAEAGIRLGRVDLSTAMIFVMHCQQVAALVGYSNGRLREEVLPAVAAGHLYLASITTEESTGGALLSTTAELKARNGRLLLDRTAPIVTGGDRADAFLVTMRSPGAVSPQQTSLVYAARTQVEVEASGEWQSLGMRASHSVALRLRGSIPGDQVVGRHGDFRAVVTSVFGPTAHIGWSACWLGTAAGALSRTLGLLRTTRGTGLGARALNSELLLTRLSVARRRLDTVHALLTRSLHIVETADDLSTPRVQLLLNALKITAAEECYRAVDGLVEAVGLRHGYLKESPTRLEQALRDLRSAALNYHNDRLNLVDGTLALLDPEVSFA, encoded by the coding sequence ATGAGCGCCTCCCATTCCGAGGTTGATGCCGGGCTCCGGCGTCAGGCGGTTACGGCGGCTCTCGACGAGGTCGCCTCCGTGACCGCCGAGCACCTCAGGTCCTGCGACACGGAGGCCGCTTTTCCGGACGCGGCACTCGAGGCGATGCGTCGCACCGGGTTGCTCGGGCTGATCGTGCCCACCGAGTACGGTGGCCTTGGCGGCAGTCTCGGTGATATCGCCGAGGCCGGTATTCGACTCGGCAGGGTCGACCTCTCGACTGCGATGATCTTCGTCATGCACTGCCAGCAGGTGGCCGCGCTGGTGGGCTACAGCAACGGGCGGCTGCGCGAGGAAGTACTCCCGGCAGTTGCCGCAGGTCACCTGTACCTGGCCTCGATCACTACCGAGGAGAGCACCGGAGGAGCGTTGCTCAGCACCACAGCGGAGCTCAAGGCCAGGAACGGACGCCTGCTGCTGGACCGCACGGCGCCGATCGTCACCGGTGGTGACCGGGCTGACGCATTCCTGGTGACCATGCGAAGCCCAGGGGCAGTCTCGCCCCAGCAAACTTCCCTGGTGTACGCGGCCCGCACGCAGGTGGAGGTCGAGGCGTCGGGCGAATGGCAATCGCTGGGAATGCGTGCCAGTCACAGCGTCGCACTGCGGCTCAGAGGCAGCATCCCCGGCGATCAAGTGGTCGGCAGGCACGGTGACTTCCGTGCCGTGGTAACCAGTGTCTTCGGACCGACGGCACATATCGGTTGGTCCGCGTGCTGGCTGGGCACCGCTGCCGGAGCGCTGTCGCGAACTCTCGGACTGCTGCGCACCACCAGGGGAACGGGCTTGGGAGCAAGAGCTCTCAACTCCGAGCTGCTGCTCACCAGGCTGTCGGTCGCACGCCGACGACTGGACACTGTGCACGCACTGCTCACGCGCAGCCTCCACATCGTCGAAACGGCGGACGATTTGAGTACCCCGCGGGTCCAACTCCTCCTCAACGCACTCAAGATCACTGCTGCAGAGGAGTGCTACCGGGCGGTGGACGGCCTGGTTGAGGCGGTGGGCCTGCGGCACGGCTACCTCAAGGAGTCTCCCACCCGACTGGAGCAGGCGCTGCGGGATCTTCGGTCGGCCGCGCTCAATTACCACAATGACCGGCTCAACTTGGTAGACGGAACGCTGGCCCTGCTGGACCCAGAGGTCAGCTTTGCCTGA
- a CDS encoding type III PLP-dependent enzyme, translating to MPPVEEPEDPFPPGPPVCPPGVSTPAYVYDLAEVRRNHGRLVSTLPPGSGLFYSLKANPHPALLQTLAGLGTRAEACSSGELTAALDAGWTADEILYTGPAKSDDEVRRALNLGVRLFSVDSPVAIEQLHRLAAAHGVVAKCILRVNDDQPVPGQGLTMTGVASQFGADTSWILHEPELFSGRPHATVIGLHLYMGSNITRIEDLAGQFQQSLRTANRISERLSRCGVQISLLDLGGGFGAPFAQAGSALELGPLAPVLGGLLDEHVPGWRARSPEVVFESGRYLVATAGTLFTAVVDVKESHRRAIVLLESGINHLGGMSGLRRLPQLRPCLVTRQAAGDAVETLVAGPLCTPLDTWARNVVLPRLRPGDVLAVPNVGAYGLTASLVAFLGHPLPAEVITDSERPDVPAAVTRIELVRIPAPFPVLPAPKETAHGPEIH from the coding sequence ATGCCGCCTGTTGAAGAGCCGGAGGACCCGTTCCCGCCGGGCCCGCCCGTCTGTCCGCCCGGAGTGTCGACTCCTGCCTATGTTTACGACCTCGCGGAAGTGCGCCGGAACCATGGCAGACTCGTCAGTACGCTTCCGCCCGGTTCCGGGCTCTTCTACTCGCTGAAGGCCAACCCGCACCCAGCGCTGCTACAGACCCTCGCAGGGCTCGGAACGCGCGCGGAGGCATGTTCGTCAGGGGAGCTGACTGCGGCGCTGGACGCGGGCTGGACTGCGGACGAGATCCTCTACACCGGGCCGGCCAAAAGTGACGACGAGGTACGGCGGGCGCTCAACCTGGGGGTACGCCTCTTCTCTGTGGACTCGCCGGTAGCGATCGAGCAGCTGCACCGACTGGCAGCCGCTCACGGTGTCGTGGCCAAGTGCATTCTCCGCGTCAACGACGATCAGCCGGTCCCTGGTCAAGGACTGACAATGACAGGAGTGGCGTCGCAGTTCGGCGCTGACACGAGCTGGATCCTCCATGAGCCCGAACTATTTTCCGGGCGGCCCCACGCCACCGTGATCGGGCTGCATCTCTACATGGGTTCCAATATCACGCGGATCGAGGATCTGGCCGGGCAGTTTCAGCAGTCCCTTCGCACGGCCAACCGAATTTCCGAGCGGCTTTCCCGCTGCGGTGTGCAGATCAGTCTCTTGGATCTCGGCGGCGGTTTCGGAGCGCCGTTCGCCCAGGCGGGCTCCGCCCTTGAGCTGGGCCCGCTGGCACCGGTGCTGGGCGGATTGCTCGACGAGCATGTACCAGGGTGGCGGGCGCGGAGTCCCGAAGTGGTGTTCGAGTCCGGACGCTATCTCGTCGCCACGGCGGGCACCCTGTTCACCGCCGTGGTCGATGTAAAGGAGTCCCACCGACGCGCGATAGTCCTGCTGGAGTCAGGCATCAATCACCTCGGAGGCATGTCCGGCCTGCGTCGACTGCCCCAGCTGCGCCCATGCCTAGTCACACGGCAAGCGGCCGGTGACGCAGTCGAGACGCTGGTGGCGGGTCCTTTGTGTACCCCGCTCGACACCTGGGCCCGCAATGTCGTGCTTCCCCGACTCCGGCCAGGCGACGTCCTGGCTGTTCCCAACGTCGGCGCCTACGGATTGACGGCCAGTCTTGTCGCCTTCCTGGGGCATCCGCTGCCCGCTGAAGTGATCACGGACAGCGAGCGCCCCGACGTGCCGGCCGCGGTCACCCGTATCGAGCTGGTCCGCATCCCTGCCCCTTTCCCCGTCCTGCCAGCACCCAAGGAGACCGCACATGGACCCGAGATTCACTGA
- a CDS encoding AMP-binding protein, with amino-acid sequence MKADAVLLHDLLDRAAEQWPGQVAVTAGSVVRTYTELQAASFRLAGWMADAGMSRGSRFVVGSGAAALIPSLVHAASRIGAVFCVLHDQVRGGQLDYVLSDCTPILLISDAAEAREAAAARGIAAVSSAFVQGMADLADAPPLLSSEPPLSVDPVCLIYTSGTTARPKAVVTTHAQLLFAVQAIQSVLCYRSEDVVLNPLPLSFDYGLYQLFLAAAAGAQVRLCVPGETGPRLLETVNSSGATVLASVPSTAEMLVRLLNRGSRRKPALRLLTNTGAAMPGEILDALREAVPALRIQLMFGLTECKRATVMPVDGDLERPGSCGLPLPGTEVFAVGEEGQRLQPGRTGEIVVRGPHVMTGYWNDPVLTAARFHRADGLFPELRTGDYGWIDDAGYLYFTGRRDDLYKEDGYRISALEVEASARAVPGVRSAAVLGPAAIGSAVLFVTGDITASAVLALMRRDLEDFKVPRYCVVLPELPLTFHGKVDRAALNEHAKRASHAAC; translated from the coding sequence ATGAAGGCTGACGCCGTCCTGTTGCATGACCTGCTCGACCGTGCGGCCGAGCAGTGGCCCGGCCAGGTCGCCGTGACTGCCGGCAGCGTCGTCCGTACCTACACCGAGCTGCAAGCGGCCAGCTTCCGGCTCGCCGGATGGATGGCCGACGCAGGCATGTCCCGAGGCAGCCGGTTCGTCGTGGGTTCGGGCGCTGCAGCGCTGATTCCGTCGCTGGTCCACGCCGCCTCGAGAATCGGGGCGGTCTTCTGCGTCCTACACGACCAGGTCCGCGGTGGGCAACTCGACTATGTCCTGTCCGACTGCACTCCGATCCTGCTGATCAGCGACGCGGCCGAGGCCCGCGAGGCCGCCGCTGCGAGAGGCATCGCGGCGGTTTCCTCTGCGTTCGTCCAGGGCATGGCCGACCTTGCTGACGCTCCGCCCCTGCTGTCCTCCGAGCCGCCCTTGAGTGTCGACCCGGTCTGCCTCATCTACACGTCTGGTACGACAGCACGGCCCAAGGCCGTGGTCACCACGCACGCCCAGTTGCTCTTCGCCGTCCAGGCGATCCAGTCGGTGCTGTGCTACCGGTCCGAGGACGTCGTCCTCAACCCGCTGCCGCTGTCGTTCGACTACGGCCTCTACCAGCTGTTCCTGGCAGCCGCAGCAGGTGCGCAGGTCCGGCTCTGCGTCCCGGGCGAGACCGGACCCCGTCTTCTGGAGACGGTGAACAGCTCCGGAGCCACGGTGCTCGCAAGCGTGCCTTCGACGGCCGAGATGCTGGTCCGGTTGCTGAATCGGGGGAGTCGCCGCAAGCCGGCGCTCCGCCTGCTCACCAATACTGGCGCGGCGATGCCTGGAGAGATCCTGGACGCCCTTCGAGAAGCTGTTCCTGCGCTGCGGATCCAGCTGATGTTCGGCCTTACCGAGTGCAAGAGGGCGACAGTGATGCCCGTGGACGGGGACCTCGAGCGACCAGGGTCCTGCGGCCTCCCGCTGCCCGGCACGGAGGTGTTCGCCGTCGGAGAGGAGGGGCAGCGCCTGCAGCCGGGACGAACCGGCGAGATCGTCGTTCGCGGTCCGCATGTGATGACCGGCTACTGGAACGACCCCGTCTTGACCGCGGCACGCTTCCATCGCGCGGACGGGCTCTTCCCCGAGTTGCGCACGGGGGACTACGGCTGGATCGACGACGCGGGCTACCTCTACTTCACGGGCCGGCGGGACGACCTGTACAAGGAGGACGGATACCGGATCAGCGCCTTGGAAGTCGAGGCAAGTGCCCGTGCCGTCCCCGGTGTGCGCAGCGCCGCCGTGCTGGGACCGGCCGCAATCGGCTCCGCCGTGCTGTTCGTGACCGGCGACATCACCGCTTCCGCCGTCCTGGCCCTGATGCGTCGAGACCTCGAGGATTTCAAAGTCCCGCGGTACTGCGTTGTCCTGCCCGAACTCCCGCTAACCTTCCACGGCAAGGTCGACCGGGCCGCGTTGAACGAGCACGCGAAAAGGGCCAGTCATGCCGCCTGTTGA
- a CDS encoding AMP-binding protein encodes MAAWRGLPDRRGTAVNPQRKPSSCRWIGQMKEDILLNPYAWSPWRTAAVDPRRPAVVVRDRSCSFGELTDRADEFSRTLLEYGVRDGELICSTLPPGPDFFALALACLRSGFGLLPVDREFLEGPDGLSTVQEAAPCLQVHENFGASDCPIFVRSQGLGPAAADDRPHPRLGVRSGYLAFVTSGTTGAPKVVVRNRPWYPYNGVAVMEKYAAGLGFGPHVMANPAFHLGTLGPALYALQAGSPVVVLDRWSVPRLIEVVDRYRAASLFLSPDLLLDVTASGQWPSHRPNVVFHAGAACPPGVKREAIRLMGPVLHEYYGTSEGIVSEITTSEWLEHPGSVGRPLPGVEVRIQTDGQEVHVGEPGSIMVRRRSVDQGNGAEHLADTGDLGYLDTGGYLHVLGRAGEQGSIERAQLEHQIRALQGVADAVLLHSHEQEQRGFSCYVETAGDRSALAQAIESLVAGTSKAVRTHIGPIGSFARTPSGKLHLSQIAGQDKERVGTGQ; translated from the coding sequence TTGGCAGCATGGCGAGGCTTACCAGACCGACGCGGTACGGCCGTGAATCCCCAGCGAAAGCCGTCGAGCTGTCGATGGATCGGTCAGATGAAGGAGGACATTCTCTTGAACCCCTACGCCTGGTCCCCATGGCGAACAGCCGCCGTCGATCCTCGGCGCCCGGCCGTAGTGGTGCGTGACCGGTCCTGCAGCTTCGGCGAACTCACCGACAGAGCCGACGAGTTCTCCCGCACACTGCTGGAGTACGGGGTGCGCGACGGTGAGCTCATCTGCTCGACACTCCCACCCGGACCGGACTTCTTCGCCCTCGCACTGGCCTGCCTGCGCTCCGGCTTCGGGCTACTGCCAGTCGACAGGGAGTTCCTGGAGGGGCCCGACGGACTTTCAACGGTGCAGGAGGCGGCTCCCTGCCTGCAGGTTCACGAAAACTTCGGAGCCTCTGACTGTCCGATATTCGTGCGCTCGCAGGGCCTCGGGCCAGCAGCAGCCGATGACCGGCCACACCCACGCCTCGGAGTCCGCAGCGGCTACCTGGCCTTTGTCACATCTGGGACCACAGGTGCACCGAAGGTGGTCGTACGCAACCGTCCCTGGTACCCCTACAACGGCGTCGCCGTCATGGAGAAGTACGCCGCGGGCCTGGGATTCGGCCCCCATGTCATGGCGAATCCCGCCTTCCATCTCGGCACGCTGGGTCCGGCCCTGTACGCCCTGCAGGCCGGCAGCCCCGTCGTCGTCCTCGACCGCTGGAGCGTTCCCCGTCTGATCGAAGTCGTCGATCGCTACCGGGCAGCGAGCCTCTTCCTCTCGCCGGATCTCCTCCTGGACGTCACCGCATCGGGGCAGTGGCCGAGCCACCGTCCGAACGTCGTCTTCCACGCGGGGGCGGCATGTCCACCGGGCGTCAAGCGCGAGGCCATCCGGCTGATGGGGCCGGTTCTCCACGAGTACTACGGGACTTCCGAGGGGATCGTGAGCGAGATCACCACCTCCGAATGGCTAGAGCACCCCGGATCCGTCGGCCGCCCGCTTCCGGGAGTCGAGGTCCGGATCCAGACCGACGGACAGGAAGTCCACGTGGGGGAGCCCGGGAGCATCATGGTGCGCCGACGCTCCGTCGACCAGGGGAATGGGGCGGAGCACCTGGCCGACACCGGGGACCTGGGGTACCTGGACACGGGCGGGTACCTGCACGTCCTCGGCAGGGCCGGGGAACAGGGCAGCATCGAACGCGCCCAACTGGAGCACCAGATACGCGCACTCCAGGGAGTGGCCGACGCAGTACTGCTCCATTCACACGAGCAGGAGCAACGAGGATTCTCCTGCTACGTGGAAACGGCAGGAGACCGTTCCGCCCTAGCTCAGGCCATCGAATCGCTGGTCGCCGGGACATCGAAGGCTGTGCGGACGCACATCGGGCCGATCGGCAGCTTCGCCCGCACTCCCAGCGGAAAGCTCCATCTGTCACAGATCGCAGGCCAGGACAAGGAAAGGGTAGGGACAGGGCAGTGA
- a CDS encoding DUF455 family protein, giving the protein MLTNINPRLGMSVDETAQSLDEFAIALNFSVLLLASWTCDIPEIEVKTVLADHLYRDARMVSALRGRIGELAKDPSPQINPEQSTSSSADIDALSRVDATMPRLHGMYFAFKSDLARRMRLHAVKALPVADEPTVRLLLDSASDLDAQITAVVEVMDQLQVLFPELTPMDDAAAAWERTRSVGEPGYRHHYPKVPRRDHRFRVLPDAPPPTAVHDADATAACVHGVLMATEIPTIEACGRAIADFPAMPWEFILDMARQAWDESRHAQMLYERMIQLGGRPGMDPVDLQIWEMTDDLPLELRLAVHQRTGEWLGVDGAIANAARLRDYGDHATAQLYDFITADEITHVAVGNKWVHRIAGSEARVLEIQEAALQRRLEFGETVNGSPRLAFNREVCERAGFTDREIAALEQRRTGRRAAVGGMSGSSPNG; this is encoded by the coding sequence ATGCTGACAAACATCAACCCCCGGCTCGGCATGTCCGTCGATGAGACGGCGCAGAGCCTTGACGAGTTCGCGATCGCACTGAACTTCTCTGTGCTCCTTCTGGCATCGTGGACCTGTGACATCCCCGAGATCGAGGTGAAGACGGTCCTGGCGGACCACCTGTACCGGGATGCCCGTATGGTGTCCGCGCTGCGGGGCCGGATCGGGGAGCTCGCCAAGGACCCGTCGCCCCAGATAAATCCGGAGCAGTCGACCTCCTCATCGGCGGACATCGACGCGCTCTCCCGTGTCGACGCCACGATGCCGCGACTGCACGGCATGTACTTCGCGTTCAAGAGCGACCTGGCCCGTCGCATGAGACTGCACGCGGTCAAGGCGCTCCCTGTGGCGGACGAGCCGACCGTGCGCCTTCTGCTCGATTCAGCCAGTGATCTGGATGCGCAGATCACGGCGGTGGTCGAGGTGATGGATCAGCTACAAGTGCTCTTCCCCGAGCTGACGCCGATGGACGACGCTGCCGCCGCCTGGGAGCGCACTAGGTCGGTCGGCGAGCCGGGTTACCGCCACCACTATCCCAAGGTGCCTCGGCGCGACCATAGGTTCCGTGTGCTCCCTGACGCACCGCCGCCAACCGCCGTCCACGATGCCGACGCCACAGCGGCCTGTGTCCACGGCGTGCTGATGGCCACCGAGATCCCGACCATCGAGGCGTGCGGCCGAGCCATCGCGGATTTTCCGGCCATGCCTTGGGAATTCATTCTCGACATGGCACGCCAGGCATGGGACGAATCCCGGCACGCGCAGATGCTGTACGAGCGCATGATACAACTCGGCGGCCGTCCCGGAATGGATCCCGTCGATTTGCAGATCTGGGAGATGACGGATGACCTGCCCCTGGAGCTGCGACTCGCTGTGCACCAGCGGACCGGTGAGTGGCTCGGTGTGGACGGCGCCATTGCCAACGCCGCCCGGCTCCGCGATTACGGAGACCACGCCACTGCCCAGCTCTACGACTTCATCACCGCCGACGAGATCACTCATGTGGCCGTCGGCAACAAGTGGGTGCACCGGATCGCAGGAAGTGAGGCCCGGGTACTGGAGATTCAGGAGGCCGCACTCCAGCGCAGGCTTGAGTTCGGTGAAACCGTGAACGGAAGTCCACGGTTGGCGTTCAACCGTGAGGTGTGCGAGCGCGCTGGCTTTACGGACCGGGAAATCGCGGCCCTTGAGCAGCGCAGGACCGGACGGCGCGCAGCAGTCGGAGGCATGTCGGGCAGCAGTCCCAACGGCTGA
- a CDS encoding acyl carrier protein, with amino-acid sequence MDDFFSLGGDSLTAVELVFRLEQDLGFQIDLPLLLDARNFQEFAEALSALERAERPVPRLEHPTGI; translated from the coding sequence ATGGACGACTTCTTCTCCCTGGGAGGGGACTCGCTGACCGCGGTCGAACTGGTCTTTCGCCTGGAGCAGGACCTCGGCTTTCAAATCGATCTTCCCCTGCTCCTCGATGCAAGGAATTTCCAGGAGTTTGCCGAAGCACTGTCCGCCCTTGAGCGGGCCGAGCGGCCGGTCCCTCGACTGGAGCACCCGACAGGAATCTGA
- a CDS encoding MarR family transcriptional regulator, with protein sequence MTTEPPPDLAHLLSHAERRLVNRLAAVLADEGCSVEQWRVLSVIADDQGHPMAEIAEYALLPAPSLTKLVDRMVADNLVYRRADPHDRRRVLLHLSARGRILHQRAAHKVQADQTRLLTAIGDDGELAHALDLLTGTLAGRQTDRARPTTT encoded by the coding sequence ATGACCACCGAGCCGCCACCCGATCTCGCCCACCTCCTCAGCCATGCCGAGCGCCGTCTGGTGAACCGGCTCGCCGCCGTGCTGGCCGACGAGGGCTGCTCGGTGGAGCAGTGGCGGGTGCTGTCGGTCATCGCCGACGACCAGGGCCATCCGATGGCCGAGATCGCCGAGTACGCGCTGCTGCCGGCGCCCAGTCTGACCAAGCTCGTCGACCGCATGGTCGCCGACAACCTGGTCTACCGCCGGGCCGACCCCCACGACCGCCGCCGGGTACTGCTCCACCTCTCCGCCCGCGGCCGGATCCTGCACCAGCGCGCCGCCCACAAGGTCCAGGCGGACCAGACCCGCCTCCTCACCGCGATCGGCGACGACGGCGAGCTCGCCCACGCCCTCGACCTGCTCACCGGAACCCTGGCCGGACGGCAGACCGACCGCGCCCGGCCGACGACTACCTGA
- a CDS encoding condensation domain-containing protein, which yields MTWGQRAIWKPIQWLGEEAHYFNLSRVLSLPSGLTAAAVVDAIGQLLSRHEALRTHFSMSSAGPRQDIAAEGSLAVPHYRSEPGGGQGVAERLALALASEPFQHDQEWPVRCALVLDGERPTHLALVFSHLAVDFWAVNEVEQDLRALFAGTEAAAPTWHPQDQARYESDGPGAARGRRALDYWRRTLRKMPLSLFAAPAHEPAGQRFVRLRLESTAAAVAATVLSRRCEVSTGAVLLAATSVLLGRYTGQRTVGLQLIARNRPDDRSRRMVGAMIQNSIVVLDVHEGSFDAAVRAAFHSALNSYRFSQYDPLALDTVIAEVTHDFGGTDPDLTVYFNDARLQDHWDDLPQTDGSAGALRKLMEQTEVVLVGAWERQDTRFFAHTSFAPDRCHLHLLADTAFIPQQDIELLLRGVERLLVEAAVGALDLHDAEALAGLDRRAGLRRTG from the coding sequence ATGACCTGGGGCCAGCGCGCCATCTGGAAGCCGATCCAATGGCTCGGCGAAGAGGCCCACTACTTCAACCTCAGCCGGGTCCTCTCCCTGCCGTCAGGGCTGACAGCGGCAGCAGTGGTCGACGCGATCGGTCAGCTGCTTTCCAGGCACGAGGCGCTGCGGACGCATTTCTCGATGTCGTCCGCAGGCCCGCGGCAGGACATCGCCGCAGAGGGCTCACTGGCAGTCCCCCACTACCGCTCCGAACCGGGAGGGGGGCAAGGCGTCGCTGAGCGACTTGCCCTGGCATTGGCGTCCGAGCCGTTTCAGCACGATCAGGAATGGCCGGTCCGATGCGCGCTGGTCCTGGACGGGGAGCGGCCGACCCACCTCGCGCTGGTGTTCTCACATCTCGCGGTCGACTTCTGGGCGGTCAACGAGGTCGAACAGGATCTGCGGGCCCTGTTCGCCGGTACTGAGGCGGCCGCGCCGACATGGCACCCCCAGGACCAGGCACGTTATGAGAGCGACGGGCCGGGTGCGGCACGGGGGAGGAGGGCGCTTGACTACTGGCGGAGGACCCTGCGGAAGATGCCGTTGTCACTGTTTGCGGCGCCGGCCCACGAGCCTGCCGGGCAGCGCTTCGTGCGGTTGCGGCTCGAATCCACCGCCGCGGCCGTCGCAGCGACGGTCCTGTCCAGGCGCTGCGAGGTCAGCACAGGCGCGGTCCTGCTCGCGGCGACATCGGTTCTCCTGGGCCGCTACACCGGCCAGCGAACGGTGGGCTTGCAGCTCATCGCGCGGAACCGCCCTGATGACCGCTCCCGAAGGATGGTCGGCGCGATGATCCAGAATTCGATCGTCGTACTGGACGTCCACGAGGGTTCATTCGACGCAGCAGTTCGTGCGGCTTTCCACAGCGCGCTTAACTCCTACCGCTTCTCCCAGTACGATCCGCTCGCCCTGGACACCGTGATCGCGGAGGTGACCCACGACTTCGGCGGCACGGACCCGGATCTCACGGTGTACTTCAACGATGCCCGGCTTCAGGACCACTGGGACGACTTGCCGCAGACCGACGGGTCGGCCGGCGCCCTGCGGAAACTCATGGAGCAGACCGAGGTGGTCCTGGTCGGCGCATGGGAACGTCAGGACACCAGGTTCTTCGCCCACACCAGCTTCGCCCCGGACCGCTGCCACCTGCATCTACTCGCCGACACGGCGTTCATCCCGCAGCAGGACATCGAACTGCTGCTGAGAGGCGTGGAGAGACTGCTGGTCGAAGCCGCCGTCGGAGCCTTGGATCTGCACGACGCCGAGGCCCTCGCAGGACTGGATCGCCGAGCGGGGCTCCGGAGGACTGGGTGA